One region of Solanum pennellii chromosome 6, SPENNV200 genomic DNA includes:
- the LOC107021139 gene encoding nuclear pore complex protein NUP50A produces the protein MGDADSLQPSKKRAAVKELSRDNPGLDDDNESSEQENGTFKRASDEVMANRRIVKVRKTASTTTTPSSNPFAAIQLVLPANTSTPAVTTTEAGNGTTSKKPEDSNDQSEGIKKEETDVSKEADHEKESDENSKLPESKSESTADSNVDKEEVDKPNKPESTEKKAVGSEKIKDDTETVTVVEKSADDIEVEGNKTENEMEKHVGDGKNDKDAETASFGSFQQLSSSQNAFTGLAGTGFANTTFSFGANSKEGSPLGFGSESGAGSGSGSLFGAKSDQSIFGVSLPTNGNASLFGYSGSSSVKKSEGTGFPSMQEVPVVTGEEHEKAIFTADSVLFEYLNGGWKERGKGELKLNISSGTGKARLVMRTRGNYRLILNANLYPEMKLASMDKKGVTFACMNSADDGKDGLSTIALKFKDASIIEEFRAAVMEHKDKIEVSLKTPPNSP, from the coding sequence ATGGGGGACGCGGACTCTCTTCAACCATCAAAGAAAAGGGCTGCTGTAAAGGAACTATCACGAGATAATCCTGGtcttgatgatgataatgagtCATCTGAACAGGAGAATGGAACTTTCAAGAGAGCAAGTGATGAGGTGATGGCAAATCGGAGAATTGTCAAAGTTCGTAAAACAGCTTCGACTACAACTACTCCTTCTTCTAACCCTTTTGCGGCGATCCAATTGGTTCTACCTGCTAATACCAGTACTCCTGCTGTGACCACAACTGAAGCTGGGAATGGGACAACTTCCAAGAAGCCAGAAGATTCAAATGATCAAAGTGAGGGAATTAAAAAGGAAGAAACAGATGTGAGTAAGGAAGCTGATCATGAGAAGGAAAGTGACGAAAATTCTAAGCTACCCGAAAGCAAATCTGAGTCAACAGCTGATTCTAATGTTGATAAGGAGGAAGTTGATAAGCCTAACAAACCTGAATCTACTGAAAAGAAGGCAGTGggaagtgaaaaaattaaagatgaCACTGAGACGGTCACTGTAGTGGAGAAGAGTGCAGATGACATAGAAGTGGAAGGCAATAAGACGGAAAATGAAATGGAAAAACATGTTGGCGATGGAAAAAATGACAAGGATGCTGAAACTGCATCTTTTGGCTCGTTTCAACAGCTCTCCAGTAGCCAAAATGCTTTCACAGGACTTGCAGGAACTGGGTTCGCAAATACTACATTCTCATTTGGAGCTAATTCAAAAGAGGGATCTCCACTAGGGTTTGGTTCTGAATCAGGTGCTGGTTCTGGTTCTGGGTCTCTCTTTGGAGCAAAAAGCGATCAGTCAATTTTCGGTGTTAGTCTTCCCACTAATGGAAATGCTTCTCTATTTGGTTACTCAGGGTCATCTAGTGTAAAAAAGAGCGAGGGAACTGGATTTCCTTCCATGCAAGAGGTTCCGGTTGTAACAGGGGAGGAGCATGAAAAGGCGATCTTTACAGCTGACTCTGTGCTGTTTGAATATCTTAATGGAGGGTGGAAGGAGCGTGGAAAGGGAGAGCTGAAGCTCAATATTTCAAGTGGAACTGGAAAAGCTAGACTTGTTATGAGAACCAGAGGAAATTACAGGTTGATTTTGAATGCCAACCTTTATCCTGAAATGAAGCTCGCAAGCATGGATAAAAAAGGTGTCACCTTTGCTTGTATGAATAGTGCTGATGATGGGAAAGATGGACTTTCAACAATTGCTTTGAAGTTCAAGGATGCCTCTATTATTGAGGAGTTTCGAGCTGCTGTGATGGAACATAAAGATAAGATAGAAGTCTCTTTGAAGACGCCACCAAATTCTCCATGA